In Kineococcus rhizosphaerae, a single window of DNA contains:
- a CDS encoding TetR/AcrR family transcriptional regulator, giving the protein MSPRPAPDLTLRRERITRLTRQVAEAEGWAAVTTRRLAAELGVTQPVLYSAFASRQDLLDAVALDGFTALSSALEAVPATPLARMGAYLDFAAAHPRTYEAMFSLPSQLHFGDDTHAPLGRAFAAVREAFPPTEDRDGDDVRAEVAWSTLHGLVTLGAGGRLPPERARARLQAAHRMLTRP; this is encoded by the coding sequence GTGAGCCCGAGACCAGCCCCCGACCTGACCCTGCGGCGCGAACGCATCACGCGCCTGACCCGCCAGGTCGCCGAAGCCGAGGGCTGGGCCGCGGTCACCACGCGCCGCCTGGCCGCCGAGCTCGGCGTCACCCAGCCGGTGCTGTACTCCGCCTTCGCCAGCCGCCAGGACCTCCTCGACGCCGTCGCCCTGGACGGCTTCACCGCGCTGAGCTCGGCCCTCGAAGCCGTCCCGGCCACGCCGCTGGCCCGGATGGGCGCCTACCTCGACTTCGCCGCCGCCCACCCCCGCACCTACGAGGCCATGTTCTCCCTGCCCTCCCAGCTGCACTTCGGCGACGACACCCACGCACCCCTCGGCCGCGCCTTCGCCGCCGTCCGCGAGGCCTTCCCCCCCACCGAGGACCGCGACGGCGACGACGTGCGCGCCGAGGTGGCCTGGTCGACCCTGCACGGCCTGGTCACCCTGGGAGCCGGCGGACGGCTGCCCCCGGAACGCGCCCGAGCGCGGCTGCAGGCCGCCCACCGGATGCTCACCCGCCCCTGA